The Chlamydiota bacterium genome includes the window CATGGTTCGGCCGTCTGCTCGGGTCCGGCGCCCAGTATATCCCCCCGCGGGCCCGGCGACAAGCGGCAAGAGGCTCGGCGGGAGGCTACGCCCGATCGGCCGCCGGCCCCGCGGGGGAGAGGGCGCGGATCAGCTCGTCGTGGATGCGGGAGTTCGTGGCGGCGATCTCCGGCACAAACGGGTCGAACTGCCGCCCCGAGAAGTCCGTGGCGAGCCCCCCCGCCTCGCGCAGGATCAAAACGCCTGCCGCGGTGTCCCATGGCTTGAGTTCCCGTTCCCAGAACCCGTCGAACCGCCCCGCCGCGACGTAGCAGATGTCGAGCGCGGCGGAACCGTCGCGCCGCACCCCCTGCGCGAGCAGCGAGACGCGCTCGAATACCCGAAAGGTTTCCCCGGGGTTCTCCACGAGGCGGTACGGGAAACCGGTGCAGAGGAGGCTTCCCTCGAGCGCGGAAACGGGGGAGACGCGGATCGGTGAGCCGTTCAGGGCGGCGCCCTTGCCCTTCTCGGCGGTGAAGAGCTCGTCGCGGATCGGGTCGCAGACCGCCCCCGCGAGGAGCTCCCCGCCGCCCAGCAGCCCCACGGAGGCGCAGACGCACGGGTATGCGTGCGTGAAGTTGACGGTGCCGTCCATCGGGTCGACGACCCAGAGATAGTCGGAGCGGCGCGGCGCCTGCGCCGACTCCTCGGTGAGGATGTCGTGGGAGGGGAACGCCCGTTCGAGGACCTGGAGGGCGGCGTGCTCGGCGGCGAGGTCCGTCTCCGTGACCGGGTTCATCCTGGCCTTGAAGCGCACCCCGGCGGGCCTGCCGAAGTCCCGTTTGATGACCGCCGCCGCCGCCCGCGCCGCGGCGGCCGCCGTCTCCAGGAACGAACTCATCGCGTCTCCGCCATCGTCCGAAGGAACGGACCCGGGTCGAGGCCGCGATAGCCGAGGTCTCGCGCCAGCTCGTCGCCGTTGCGCTCCTGGCCGTACGCCCAGAGCGACTTCAGGAACGCGCCCGCAGCGGGGGAGGCGAACCACCGCGCGCCGAATCTCGCCCGGAGCGTCTCCAAGAGCTGCGCCTTCAGGAACCAGGCGCGGAGGTAGTCCGCCGCGTAGTAGTAGTCGTCCACGTCGCTCAGGTAGCGCGCGGCGTCGTTGTCGTCGAGGGGGAAGCCGTAGGCGCGGGAGAGGATCGTCCGGTAGCGCTGCTTCGGGTTCGGAACCCCCGCGTGAAGCTCCCGCTCGTAGAGGATCTTGGCCGCGTAGCGCCGCGCGAAATAGATCCGCGAGAAGCGCCGGAACCGCAGGTACGACTCGAGCTCTTTCGGCGGGAAGGCGGTCCGCT containing:
- a CDS encoding inositol monophosphatase, coding for MSSFLETAAAAARAAAAVIKRDFGRPAGVRFKARMNPVTETDLAAEHAALQVLERAFPSHDILTEESAQAPRRSDYLWVVDPMDGTVNFTHAYPCVCASVGLLGGGELLAGAVCDPIRDELFTAEKGKGAALNGSPIRVSPVSALEGSLLCTGFPYRLVENPGETFRVFERVSLLAQGVRRDGSAALDICYVAAGRFDGFWERELKPWDTAAGVLILREAGGLATDFSGRQFDPFVPEIAATNSRIHDELIRALSPAGPAADRA